The Aspergillus luchuensis IFO 4308 DNA, chromosome 7, nearly complete sequence genome has a segment encoding these proteins:
- a CDS encoding unc-93 family MFS transporter (COG:S;~EggNog:ENOG410PGEQ;~InterPro:IPR011701,IPR036259;~PFAM:PF07690,PF05978;~TransMembrane:10 (i59-76o96-112i119-138o144-169i181-203o215-234i271-289o309-327i339-358o378-402i);~go_function: GO:0022857 - transmembrane transporter activity [Evidence IEA];~go_process: GO:0055085 - transmembrane transport [Evidence IEA]), which yields MASTTTGQEDLHHEKDVPAVTSDPEAGQETQLTGKPWMYKPIKIGPWSLPYFASPESQLLLVSFVCFLCPGMFNAVSGLGGGGQLDPTDVSDSNTALYSTFAVVGFFAGSIANRIGLRLTLSIGGFGYFLYVASLLSYNHNKNSGFLIFAGALLGVCGGLLWCAQGAVMMSYPNEKEKGKFIAIFWVIFNLGGVIGSLVPLGQNLHSEAGQVNDGTYIAFMVLMALGFVLAWALSDSKYVKRKDGSHVIVMKNPTWKSELKGLYDTIRTDYYIILFFPMFLGSNWFTAYQFNSVNGAFFTIRTRALNNLLYWLMQMIGAFVFGQILDLKFLTRPVRAKLGLGLLFALTMGVWGGGYAFQKTYTRKDVEADTDWTTSGYVGPMFLYMFYGFYDAAFQTCAYWFMGSLTNNARKLANFAGFYKGIQSAGAAGMWRMDAVGTPYMTEFASCWGLLAGSLVIASPVVFLKIKEHTDVEADLNFSDETAQEVGVPLEDHPSEKKQDPELAIVK from the exons ATGGCTTCCACCACAACGGGACAGGAAGACCTCCATCATGAGAAGGACGTCCCCGCGGTCACTTCAGATCCAGAGGCCGGTCAGGAAACCCAGCTCACTGGTAAACCCTGGATGTACAAGCCAATCAAGATCGGTCCCTGGTCGTTGCCGTACTTTGCCTCCCCAGAATCCCAACTTCTGCTGGTCTCCTTCGTGTGTTTCCTTTGCCCGGGCATGTTCAATGCAGTCAGCGGTTTGGGCGGAGGTGGTCAGCTGGACCCTACCGACGTCAGCGATTCCAACACCGCTCTGTACAGTACCTTCGCAGTAGTTGGTTTCTTCGCCGGGTCCATCGCAAACCGCATTGGTCTCCGCCTGACCCTCTCTATTGGTGGCTTTGGCTACTTCCTCTATGTGGCTTCCCTTCTGTCGTACAACCATAACAAGAACTCCGGCTTCCTGATCTTTGCGGGCGCGCTACTAGGTGTCTGCGGTGGTCTGCTGTGGTGTGCGCAGGGTGCGGTCATGATGAGTTACCCGAAcgaaaaggagaagggtAAATTCATTGCTATTTTCTGGGTGATCTTCAACCTGGGTGGTGTGATTGGCAGCTTG GTACCTTTGGGTCAAAACCTGCACTCTGAAGCTGGTCAGGTGAATGATGGCACCTACATCGCTTTCATGGTGCTCATGGCGCTTGGCTTTGTCCTTGCCTGGGCCCTCTCAGACTCGAAGTATGTTAAGCGCAAGGATGGCTCGCATGTCATCGTGATGAAGAACCCCACGTGGAAGTCCGAATTGAAAGGCCTCTACGACACCATTCGGACCGACTACTACATCATCCTGTTCTTTCCCATGTTCTTGGGGAGCAACTGGTTTACTGCCTATCAATTCAACAGTGTCAATGGTGCTTTTTTCACCATCCGGACGCGGGCCCTCAACAATCTCCTCTACTGGCTTATGCAAATGATTGGCGCATTTGTATTCGGCCAGATCCTCGACTTGAAGTTCCTTACCCGCCCAGTCCGAGCCAAGCTTGGTCTTGGACTCCTTTTTGCCCTCACAATGGGCGTTTGGGGCGGTGGTTATGCCTTCCAGAAGACATACACCCGGAAGGATGTCGAGGCAGATACCGACTGGACGACCAGCGGCTATGTTGGACCCATGTTCTTGTACATGTTTTATGGTTTCTATGACGCTGCCTTCCAGACCTGTGCATACTG GTTCATGGGTTCACTGACTAACAACGCTCGAAAGTTGGCCAACTTCGCCGGCTTCTACAAAGGCATCCAGTCTGCTGGTGCAGCTGGCATGTGGCG TATGGATGCCGTGGGAACCCCTTACATGACGGAATTCGCCTCCTGCTGGGGCCTGCTCGCCGGCAGTCTTGTCATCGCGTCGCCCGTAGTGTTCTTGAAGATCAAGGAGCATACCGACGTCGAAGCGGACCTCAACTTTTCGGATGAGACCGCTCAAGAAGTGGGTGTTCCGCTGGAAGACCATCCTtccgagaagaagcaggaccCGGAGTTGGCTATCGTGAAATGA
- a CDS encoding GMC family oxidoreductase (CAZy:AA3;~COG:E;~EggNog:ENOG410PHQX;~InterPro:IPR012132,IPR036188,IPR027424,IPR000172, IPR007867;~PFAM:PF00732,PF05199;~TransMembrane:1 (o39-64i);~go_function: GO:0016614 - oxidoreductase activity, acting on CH-OH group of donors [Evidence IEA];~go_function: GO:0050660 - flavin adenine dinucleotide binding [Evidence IEA];~go_process: GO:0055114 - oxidation-reduction process [Evidence IEA]) — protein MNGWIGWPDGSASETTASLACPAKFKIPNFIFPNFSFPLFLYFFFLSPSLFFSSSLSLIFLPLFSHNLLSFSDLPCIKVIYIPLSSSSKMATTNEFPASDVNSYDYVIVGGGTAGCVIASRLAEYLPNKRILIIEGGPSDFMDDRVLKLKEWLNLLGGELDYDYPTVEQPMGNSHIRHSRAKVLGGCSSHNTLISFRPFEYDCKRWEQAGCTGWSFETFTRVLDNLRNTVQPVHNRHRNQLCKDWVQACSSAMNIPVIEDFNKEIRSKGELTEGVGFFSVSYNPDDGRRSSASVAYIHPILRGEEKRPNLTILTNAWVSRVNVDGDSVTGVDVTLQSGAKHTLRAKKETILCAGAVDTPRLMMLSGLGPREQLSGLGIPVVKDIPGVGENLLDHPESIIIWELNRPVPPNQTTMDSDAGIFLRRELPNANGFDGRAADIMMHCYQIPFCLNTERLGYDTPVDAFCMTPNIPRPRSRGRIYLTSADPSVKPALDFRYFTDPEGYDAATIVAGLKAAREVAKQSPFKDWIKREVAPGPNVQTDEELSEYGRRVAHTVYHPAGTTKMGNLTRDPMAVVDPKLKVRGLKNVRIADAGVFPEMPTINPMLTVLAIGERAAELIAEEAGWKREQPRL, from the exons atgaatggatggattggatggccTGACGGTTCAGCCTCAGAAACCACCGCATCTCTTGCTTGTCCTGCAAAATTTAAAATCCCCAATTTCATCTTTCCCaacttctctttccctctttttctctacttctttttcctctctccatcgctcttcttctcctcatccttatctcttatctttcttcccctcttctcccataatctcctctctttttctGATCTCCCCTGCATAAAAGTAATTTACATCCCcttatcttcatcttccaaaatggccaccaccaacgaaTTCCCCGCTAGCGATGTCAACAGCTACGACTATGTCATCGTCGGAGGTGGCACAGCTGGCTGTGTCATCGCCAGTCGTCTGGCTGAATACCTGCCCAACAagcgcatcctcatcatcgagggTGGCCCCAGCGACTTCATGGATGATCGCGTGCTCAAGCTGAAGGAGTGGCTCAACCTGCTTGGCGGCGAGTTGGACTACGACTACCCCACCGTTGAACAGCCCATGG GTAACAGCCACATCCGTCACTCCCGCGCGAAGGTTCTGGGCGGTTGCTCCAGCCACAACACACTGATCTCTTTCCGTCCCTTCGAATACGACTGCAAGAGATGGGAGCAGGCCGGCTGCACTGGCTGGTCTTTCGAGACCTTCACTCGCGTTCTGGACAACCTGCGCAACACCGTTCAGCCCGTCCACAACCGCCACCGCAACCAGCTGTGCAAGGACTGGGTTCAGGCTTGCTCATCCGCCATGAACATCCCCGTTATCGAAGACTTCAACAAGGAGATCCGCTCCAAGGGTGAACTGACCGAGGGTGTTggtttcttctccgtctcttACAACCCCGATGACGGTCGTCGCAGCAGCGCCAGTGTCGCTTAtatccaccccatccttcGTGGCGAGGAGAAGCGTCCTAACCTGACTATCCTCACCAATGCCTGGGTTTCCCGCGTCAATGTTGACGGAGACTCTGTGACCGGTGTTGATGTGACCCTGCAGTCGGGCGCCAAGCACACCCTGCGcgccaagaaggagaccaTCCTGTGCGCTGGTGCCGTTGACACCCCCCGCCTTATGATGCTGTCTGGCCTGGGACCTCGCGAACAGCTGTCTGGCCTGGGAATTCCCGTTGTGAAGGATATCCCCGGTGTGGGTGAGAACCTCCTCGACCATCCCGAGAGTATCATCATCTGGGAGCTCAACCGCCCCGTTCCCCCCAACCAGACCACCATGGACTCTGACGCTGGTATCTTCCTGCGTCGTGAGCTTCCCAACGCCAATGGCTTCGACGGCCGTGCTGCCGACATCATGATGCACTGCTACCAGATCCCCTTCTGCTTGAACACCGAGCGTCTGGGTTACGACACTCCGGTCGATGCCTTCTGCATGACCCCCAACATCCCTCGTCCTCGCTCCCGCGGTCGTATCTACCTGACCTCGGCCGACCCCAGCGTCAAGCCGGCCCTGGACTTCCGTTACTTCACTGACCCCGAGGGCTATGATGCCGCTACCATCGTGGCTGGTCTCAAGGCGGCTCGTGAGGTTGCCAAGCAGTCGCCCTTCAAGGATTGGATCAAGCGTGAGGTTGCCCCCGGCCCCAACGTGCAGACCGACGAGGAGCTCTCCGAGTATGGTCGTCGTGTTGCCCACACCGTCTACCACCCCGCTGGTACTACCAAGATGGGTAACTTGACTCGCGACCCCATGGCCGTCGTCGACCCCAAGCTGAAGGTCCGTGGCCTGAAGAACGTTCGTATCGCCGATGCCGGTGTCTTCCCTGAGATGCCCACTATCAACCCCATGTTGACTGTGTTGGCCATTGGCGAGCGTGCTGCGGAGCTCATCGCCGAAGAGGCCGGATGGAAGCGCGAGCAGCCCCGTCTGTAA
- a CDS encoding N-acetylglucosamine-6-phosphate deacetylase (CAZy:CE9;~COG:G;~EggNog:ENOG410PGIH;~InterPro:IPR006680,IPR003764,IPR011059,IPR032466;~MEROPS:MER0033184;~PFAM:PF01979;~go_function: GO:0008448 - N-acetylglucosamine-6-phosphate deacetylase activity [Evidence IEA];~go_function: GO:0016787 - hydrolase activity [Evidence IEA];~go_function: GO:0016810 - hydrolase activity, acting on carbon-nitrogen (but not peptide) bonds [Evidence IEA];~go_process: GO:0006044 - N-acetylglucosamine metabolic process [Evidence IEA]) — MPGKTSTSLPRITKFTNCRIVKGLDLVEQDVWIDSISGKILKDQEAFYGLHLSPDVVIDLGGRILAPGLIDVQLNGAQGFDFSVPQASKELYDEGLRAVNKGLARTGVTSYLPTVVSSTPEVYWQVLPSLGASGKSHRAKDGAESLGAHVEGPFISPGRNGVHKTEVLRAATCFEDVIACYGKDNLTGPFKSVRMITAAPEVGDMLPNIPSLTSEDIIYSIGHSDATYEQALTATQQGATMITHLFNAMRPFYHRNPGIFGLLGQNECPRPFYGVIADGIHLHPTSIRIAYNAHPEGLILVTDAMKLCGLPDGIYDWTNGERIIKNGARLTLEGSDKIAGSSATLIECVNNFRRWSGASTAEALNAASATPARLLGLQGVKGSLESGADADLLVLDDEEDPFSGPTLTVRQVWKRGVKIYDTGK, encoded by the exons ATGCCTGGCaaaacatccacctccctgCCCCGCATCACCAAGTTCACCAACTGCCGTATCGTCAAGGGACTTGACCTCGTCGAGCAAGACGTATGGATTGATTCAATCTCTGGGAAGATTCTCAAGGATCAGGAAGCCTTCTATGGATTACATCTCTCCCCCGATGTGGTCATCGACCTAGGCGGCCGCATCTTGGCTCCCGGCCTTATCGATGTACAGTTGAATGGTGCTCAGGGCTTCGACTTCTCCGTGCCCCAGGCCTCAAAAGAACTATACGATGAAGGTCTGCGGGCCGTTAACAAAGGTCTTGCCAGGACGGGAGTGACTTCATACCTCCCGACGGTAGTCAGTTCTACCCCCGAAGTCTACTGGCAG GTACTTCCATCGCTAGGGGCATCTGGAAAGAGCCATCGCGCCAAAGATGGCGCGGAGTCGCTAGGCGCTCATGTCGAAGGTCCATTCATCAGCCCTGGTCGTAATGGCGTGCATAAGACAGAAGTTCTTCGTGCAGCAACATGCTTCGAAGATGTCATCGCTTGCTATGGCAAAGACAACCTCACCGGCCCATTCAAATCAGTGCGCATGATCACAGCAGCTCCTGAGGTTGGAGACATGCTGCCGAACATTCCCTCCCTCACATCAGAGGATATCATCTACTCCATTGGCCACTCGGACGCAACGTACGAGCAAGCCCTCACCGCCACCCAGCAAGGCGCCACCATGATCACGCATCTTTTCAACGCAATGCGCCCCTTCTACCACCGGAACCCCGGTATCTTCGGCCTCCTAGGGCAGAATGAATGCCCGCGACCATTCTACGGCGTCATCGCCGACGGCATTCACCTGCATCCCACCTCAATCCGCATTGCCTACAACGCCCACCCCGAaggcctcatcctcgtcactgACGCCATGAAGCTATGCGGTCTCCCCGACGGTATCTACGACTGGACCAATGGCGAGCGCATCATCAAGAACGGCGCCCGGCTGACCCTCGAAGGCTCGGACAAAATCGCCGGCAGCTCAGCCACCCTCATTGAGTGCGTCAACAATTTCCGTCGCTGGTCAGGCGCCTCCACGGCCGAGGCGCTCAACGCAGCTTCCGCCACCCCCGCACGCCTTCTGGGTTTACAGGGCGTCAAGGGGTCCCTGGAGAGTGGCGCGGATGCGGACTTGCttgtgctggatgatgaggaggacccCTTCTCGGGCCCCACCTTGACTGTGAGACAAGTCTGGAAGCGCGGAGTCAAGATCTATGATACCGGCAAATAA